In one window of Heptranchias perlo isolate sHepPer1 chromosome 4, sHepPer1.hap1, whole genome shotgun sequence DNA:
- the LOC137320720 gene encoding G protein-coupled receptor kinase 5-like isoform X2, translating to MYFSRFLQWKWLERQPVTKNTFRHYRVLGKGGFGEVCACQVRATGKMYACKKLEKKRIKKRKGETMALNEKKILEKVNSRFVVSLAYAYETKDALCLVLTIMNGGDLKFHIYNMGNPGFDEKRAIFYAAEICCGLEDLHREKIVYRDLKPENILLDDHGHIRISDLGLAVQIPEGETIRGRVGTVGYMAPEVINNDRYSFSPDWWGLGCLIYEMIRGQSPFRKRKEKVKREEVDRRVKEDTEDYCEKFSEESRSICNMLLTKNPKERLGCQGGGASEVKQHPIFRNINFKRLEANMWDPPFVPDPRAVYCKDVLDIEQFSTVKGVNLDPTDDDFYSKFVTGNVSIPWQNEMIETECFKEVNTYGSDGTLSPDLDSNKPDPPPKRGLLHRLCRREVCFKSSFSEDEEDPSRIQ from the exons ATGTACTTCTCGCGTTTCTTGCAGTGGAAGTGGTTAGAAAG GCAACCTGTAACGAAAAATACTTTTCGGCATTATCGAGTACTAGGCAAAGGAGGATTTGGCGAG GTGTGCGCTTGTCAGGTCCGTGCGACAGGGAAAATGTACGCGTGTAAAAAACTGGAAAAGAAGAGGATAAAAAAACGGAAAGGAGAAACCATGGCATTAAACGAAAAGAAGATTTTAGAGAAAGTTAACAGTAGATTTGTT GTTAGTTTAGCGTACGCCTATGAAACAAAGGACGCACTGTGTTTGGTATTAACCATAATGAACGGAGGGGACCTGAAGTTTCACATCTACAATATGGGCAACCCGGGCTTCGATGAAAAGAGAGCCATCTTCTACGCCGCTGAGATCTGTTGTGGCCTGGAGGACTTGCACAGAGAGAAAATTGTGTACAG AGATTTGAAGCCAGAGAACATTCTGTTAGACGACCATG GGCATATCAGGATTTCCGATCTGGGTTTGGCCGTACAGATTCCAGAGGGCGAGACGATTCGAGGGAGAGTCGGGACTGTAGGGTACATGG ctccGGAGGTCATCAACAACGATCGATATTCCTTCAGCCCTGACTGGTGGGGGCTCGGCTGCCTGATTTATGAGATGATTCGGGGGCAGTCACCTTTTCGAAAGCGCAAAGAGAAGGTGAAGAGAGAGGAGGTTGACCGGCGAGTGAAAGAAGACACGGAGGATTATTGTGAAAAGTTCTCGGAGGAGTCACGTTCCATTTGTAACATG TTACTGACCAAAAATCCAAAGGAACGATTGGGCTGCCAAGGGGGAGGAGCCTCTGAGGTGAAGCAACATCCTATATTTAGAAACATCAACTTCAAGAGGCTCGAGGCGAACATGTGGGACCCTCCTTTTGTTCCAGAT CCCAGAGCAGTTTACTGCAAAGACGTGTTGGACATCGAGCAGTTCTCCACAGTCAAAGGGGTAAACCTGGATCCGACAGACGACGACTTCTACTCCAAGTTCGTCACGGGCAACGTCTCCATTCCTTGGCAAAACGAG atgATTGAAACAGAATGTTTTAAAGAAGTAAACACCTATGGGAGCGATGGGACATTATCACCAGATCTGGACAGCAACAAGCCCGATCCGCCTCCAAAACGAGGCCTGTTGCATAGGCTTTGCAGACGAGAG GTCTGTTTCAAAAGTAGTTTCAGTGAAGATGAAGAGGATCCCTCAAGAATTCAGTAG